The following coding sequences are from one Candidatus Methylomirabilota bacterium window:
- a CDS encoding amidohydrolase family protein → MILIEHATVVTVDRERRVLRDGSVLVDGRDIVQVDVAARVRPPRPPDRVIDGRRRVVLPGFVDAHVHLSEHLNRGLLPDDVPVDRYLPDWLIPLYSVMTPEEEKYAALLACIEMIRTGTTTFCEAGTLFDVAAVADAVEQAGMRAILGRWTWDLADGPGRMKQTTAEALRANEAMLAEVHGRAAGRIGAWPLLLGFGACSPGLIRGAKALADRRGVGWGMMHLASHPSRKTRDNMPLSELDELGVLAPNAKLAHMVYVDDADIGLLARRGVKIAHCPTAGLKHTKGLAAHGRFPEMADAGVCVALGGDSGNGSNHFDMLRIMYLVATIYKDARLDVSVLPAERVLEMATIRGAEALLLDGEIGSLEPGKRADLVLYDLDTPEWRPLLNPVNNLVYAASGASVRTVLIDGRIVLDEGRLATLDERAVYERVEVLAREQIARAGLPIESKWPVIA, encoded by the coding sequence GTGATCCTCATCGAGCACGCGACCGTCGTCACCGTGGACCGCGAGCGGCGCGTCCTGCGCGACGGCTCCGTGCTGGTGGACGGCCGCGACATCGTCCAGGTGGACGTCGCGGCACGGGTGAGGCCGCCGCGGCCGCCCGACCGCGTCATCGACGGCCGGCGGCGCGTCGTGCTCCCGGGCTTCGTGGACGCGCACGTCCACCTGTCGGAGCACCTGAACCGCGGGCTCCTGCCGGACGACGTCCCGGTGGACCGCTATCTTCCCGACTGGCTGATCCCGCTCTACTCGGTGATGACGCCGGAGGAGGAGAAGTACGCGGCGCTCCTCGCCTGCATCGAGATGATCCGCACGGGGACCACGACCTTCTGCGAGGCGGGCACGCTCTTCGACGTCGCCGCCGTCGCCGACGCGGTCGAGCAGGCGGGCATGCGCGCGATCCTCGGCCGCTGGACGTGGGACCTCGCCGACGGCCCCGGGCGCATGAAGCAGACGACCGCCGAGGCCCTCCGGGCGAACGAGGCGATGCTCGCGGAGGTGCACGGGCGCGCGGCCGGGCGGATCGGCGCGTGGCCGCTGCTCCTCGGCTTCGGCGCGTGCTCGCCCGGCCTCATCCGGGGCGCCAAGGCGCTCGCCGACCGCCGCGGCGTCGGCTGGGGGATGATGCACCTGGCGTCGCATCCGTCGCGAAAGACCCGGGACAACATGCCGCTCAGCGAGCTCGATGAGCTCGGCGTCCTCGCCCCGAACGCGAAGCTCGCTCACATGGTGTACGTGGACGACGCCGACATCGGGCTGCTCGCGCGGCGGGGCGTCAAGATCGCCCACTGCCCGACCGCGGGCCTGAAGCACACGAAGGGGCTCGCCGCGCACGGCCGCTTCCCCGAGATGGCGGACGCCGGCGTCTGCGTCGCCCTCGGCGGCGACAGCGGCAACGGCTCGAACCACTTCGACATGCTGCGCATCATGTACCTCGTCGCGACCATCTATAAGGACGCGCGCCTGGACGTCTCCGTACTCCCGGCCGAGCGCGTCCTCGAGATGGCGACGATCCGGGGCGCCGAGGCGCTCCTGCTCGACGGGGAGATCGGCTCGCTCGAGCCGGGCAAGCGCGCCGATCTCGTCCTGTACGATCTCGACACGCCGGAGTGGCGGCCGCTCCTGAACCCGGTGAACAACCTGGTCTACGCGGCGAGCGGCGCGAGCGTGCGCACGGTGCTGATCGACGGCCGGATCGTCCTCGACGAGGGACGTCTCGCGACGCTCGACGAGCGGGCGGTGTACGAGCGCGTCGAGGTGCTGGCGCGGGAGCAGATCGCGCGTGCCGGCCTGCCGATCGAGTCGAAGTGGCCGGTGATCGCATGA
- a CDS encoding OB-fold domain-containing protein — MTYFRALDPFPLESADHTKLHEFYTRLAGGRLATTKCRGCGRSAWPPRGFCPECGSDAFDWTDLPGEGTVHAFTVQETGLPAGFEAPRVFAIVNVDGHRVFSILTDADPAAVKLGQRVRLSPLRVADDPKGNPRWLPAFRVV, encoded by the coding sequence ATGACCTACTTCCGGGCGCTCGATCCGTTCCCGCTGGAGTCGGCGGACCACACGAAGCTCCACGAGTTCTACACGCGGCTCGCCGGGGGCCGGCTCGCGACCACGAAGTGCCGCGGCTGCGGCCGGAGCGCGTGGCCGCCGCGCGGCTTCTGCCCCGAGTGCGGCTCGGATGCGTTCGACTGGACGGACCTGCCGGGCGAGGGCACGGTGCACGCGTTCACGGTGCAGGAGACGGGGCTCCCCGCGGGCTTCGAGGCGCCGCGCGTCTTCGCGATCGTGAACGTGGACGGCCACCGCGTCTTCTCGATCCTCACCGACGCCGACCCCGCGGCGGTGAAGCTCGGCCAGCGCGTGCGGCTCTCGCCCCTGCGCGTGGCCGACGACCCGAAGGGCAACCCGCGCTGGCTCCCCGCCTTCAGGGTGGTATGA
- a CDS encoding cobalamin B12-binding domain-containing protein, whose translation MKILIAKPGLDGHDRGAKVVAHALRDAGVEVVYSGLKRTPDEIVQAAIQEDVDVVGLSVLSGAHVLLARRVLEGLRANGADDIQVVVGGIVPPRDVDELKRIGVARVFPMGTPLPDIVAAFKNPL comes from the coding sequence ATGAAAATCCTGATCGCGAAGCCGGGGCTCGACGGCCACGATCGCGGCGCCAAGGTCGTCGCGCACGCGCTGCGCGACGCGGGCGTCGAGGTCGTCTACTCGGGCCTCAAGCGGACGCCCGACGAGATCGTGCAGGCGGCGATCCAGGAGGACGTGGACGTCGTGGGGCTGTCGGTCCTCTCGGGCGCGCACGTCCTGCTCGCGCGGCGCGTGCTCGAGGGACTCCGCGCCAACGGCGCGGACGACATCCAGGTGGTCGTCGGCGGGATCGTCCCGCCGCGTGACGTGGACGAGCTGAAACGGATCGGCGTCGCCCGCGTCTTCCCCATGGGGACGCCGCTGCCGGACATCGTCGCCGCGTTCAAGAATCCGCTCTGA